The window AGCCTCTTGCGGCTCACATGACCGTTCGATGGCGGAAACGAGTTCGTCTAAGTGTTCGGTTCGGAAGTGCTCGGTAAGCCTTCGAGATGGTGGATCGGATGGAAGAATGCGACCGATGCCAGCTTCTTCGAACGCAGCATCGATCGTCGTTCGATATGTTTTGCTGGTCGCGTAGCCGATTACGTTGTCGAAATGGTCTCCGTAGTCGTCGAGATACGAGACCAGACGGTCTTTCACTAGTTCTACCTGAGATTCGTCGGCATCGGTGAGTACGTAGTCATAGGTCAACACTGCATCCTGTGATTCGAAGTCTTTCGGCACTGGGCCGTAAAGTCCAGAGACGGATACCTTGTGGATGTTGTTCCAGAGACCTGCATCGACGAGTCTCTCTTTGACTACTTTGTGGGTCCGAGAGCTACTGTATGGCTTCGTGGCGCTACATGGGAGGATCAAACAGATGGTTTCGTCGGTATCGAGGCAGTATGTGGTCTCACGGAGGTCGAAGTCTGCAGGTGTGTGTGCGAGTGATGTCCCGTCTGTCGGTGGGACGATGTGACTCCCTTCTGAGTCGAATCGTGTCTGGAACGTTTGTGGATTGGATTCGGGTGCATTGGACTCGATGTCCATCTGTTCTGGAACTAGCGGCCGCAAGTCCGGCCATCGGGCTGCTGCACGGGCTAATCCGGTGGCGATGTCGTCGTTTTGTTTAGCTTTACTCTCGACGAGCGATCCGAGTTCCTCTCGTTTGATTTTCTCGCGGACTTCCGTGACTTCGTTTTGAAATACGTGGAAGTTGTGGTGAGCGATGAGCGCATAGAAATCGCTCTTCATGTATTTCTTCACTTCTCCATTACGTTCGAACTCGACTGGTTTGTACGACCGATCAGCCTCGAACACTCGTTGCATATCACGTATCCCAACGTCGGTGAGTTCCTCACACGCTGGGCACTGACACTTCCAGGTGTCGGTCGATATTTCGGAAGCCAGTACTGTCTCCCAAGTATCATAGTGGATGAACTTCTTATGTTGGGCAGCTTGAACGTACGTTGACGAGTCATAGCTATCTACGCCTAACACGGCGATCAACGGACCGAGTTTCCCACCTACACCAAAGACGTGCAAAGCCAAGTCATCTTGGCGGTGGGGAGGTATCGAATCAGTCGCTCCTTGTACAATGTCGACTAAAGTTCCAATGTTACTCGACCGTAGCGGGACGAGTGAGCCGACAGCAAAGCCATCGATCCGTTCCGGGTAATCAGTCCGCTCAAGAAGTTTCGAGACATAGTACGCGACTTCGCTATAGTTGTGGCCGTGGATCGCTGCGTATACTGTCGGGTCCCAGTCGGCATATTCCTCTTCTTCTTCGAGCAACCGAAGGCACTCGACGGCACTATCGATACTGGCTTCGATACGTTCGTATTTCTCAGCGTCGTTGAGATCAGGTGGAATTGGGTAATCCAGTGTCGCGATGAGGTCGGACCCGTAGTCGTATTGCAAACTCAGAATCGACTCTGGATTTGTGTAGATTTCCCATTCATTCGCTTCGCCTCCCTCTTCTGGCGGGTCACCGAATGTCCGTGAGTTCATCAGCTTGAAGCCACCCGAGTCGACGAACAACGGCTGCGTAAATGGTGAGGGAGTTGGATTGTCTTTCGGGGAGTCATGGTCAGTGAACCAATCGTGGAGTCCATTCGCATCTGTACGCCAGGATTCCACTGCGTTCGCTGAGAGATTAAAATCGAGGAAACTCATCGCTTGGAACATTGCCCCTTGGAAGGCCTCGTCAGCGAACAGACGATTTCTGAGTCGGCTCCAGATTCCTCCAGAAACGGGTGTTGGTCCGCCTATCAAGTTGAGAACAGGAAAGAACGAGGGTGTCTCTACGAATCCACCCTGTGGGGCTGCTGGAACGTAGAGGCGGCCAGCACGGGCTTTACCCACTTCTGCCCGCTTCGTAGACTCGAATCCTCTCTTCATCTATCTGTTTCTCATTGAACGATGGGAGTTAAGACCTCTTCCCTTCATGTCGCTGTGAATAGTCTGAAAGTTGTCAATGTTGGACACATTTCGCTGACGACACGATGTCGCCGACCGATTTCAGCCCGACCTTCTCAACCGAAGGTAGAGAGTTGAAAGAAGTTTCAAAACTCTCTCGGTCCAATTTCGGTCGACCGACCGCATGACTCAGTTCCCACACTGGGTTAAATAGTACGTCCACAGTCACTCTAACGAGTGCGGCTATCTATCATCTCTGTGTGAGTTGTGTAAACTAGTTTTCGACGACCTCCTCGAGGATTTCACGTGTCACTTTCTCTGCTTTGTCTTCGAAGAAATCAAAAAAGGCGGTCCAAGTTTTGATATCTGCACGTCTCCGTGTGAGATATCCAGCCTCCCCGTTGAGCATCATGGAGCTATCGCGTATCTCTCCACTCCCTATGTATGCGAGCGTTTCATCTGCAATTGCCATTTTTGCGTGGATGCTCCGATCCAGTTTTGGGTTTTTACCACCAATCGCGTGGTAATAATCATATACGCTCAGTGTACTTTCTGGAGCGTCAATCGCCGCAAAGCGGTCCATGAGTTCCAAGATCGCTTTTCGGTCGCGATTATGTTTGTATTCATCTGAGGGCCGGAGAAGCTCTCTGGTGAGAATTTTGAGCTCCACTCCCGACCTTACCGACTGCTCGAACGCGTCTTCTAATCTATTTAGTCCGTCAATCTCAAAGTACGGAGCAACCACTCGAAGTGTGGAGTCCGCAGTGGTGAACACTTCTGTGAGCGCGTCTTTTAATCTAATTCCCTGCCCGACATTTCTACGGTCTGCAAAGGCTTCCCAGTCGGTTTGGACTCTCGTTGGAATGCTCACCACTGGCTGGTAGGTCATCTCATCTTTTACCCGATTCACCGATGTCGAATGAGAGTCCAATATTTGATAATATGCTTCACGCTCTACTTCCGCGTCCTGAAGCTCGTATTTTTGCTCACTCACCGGAGACACAGCACCTCGTTGGGAAAGGTAGTCGAGGTACTCGCTTGCGAAGTTACGAGCGGCTGTGATGTCTTCGTACTCGTCTGGAATGTCATCGACCGATACTTCGTTAGTGGCTTGAATTTCTTCATGAAGCCACAAGTAGAGTTCGTCATCAAGCACGTCGAATCACCTGGGCGGCGAGATTCCGGTTGAGAAGGCTATTTGCGGGAATATATCCCTCAACTTCCTCGGAGACAAAGGGATGACATCGGGCATCGTCGGTAAACACACATGACAAACAAGCATCAGTGCAATCACGCGCACAATCGACGAGGATCTCCTCTGCCCGCTGTAACGTTCGAAGAAGCACGTTTCCGGTCTTGTTCATGGTGATTTGACTTAGGCCTCCCGCACCCACATCGCGTTGTTCTACAAGTACTATTGCTCCGGGTTCTACAAGCACTTTTGCGGCAAGGAAGTCTTCGAGGCCTGATTCCTCGACCGCGGCTTGATACAAGGCATGCTGGAATGCGTGTAGGAGGGGAATGAGTTTCAACCCTGTTCCCCCCTCAGCAATCTCGTCAGCGTCAAGATTGTTCAGTCGTGCCAGTTCCCTTGACGCGATTTCACCATATCCTGCCTCCCCACTACTGACTATGCCAGCTAGGACATCCGATCGAAGGTCAAAAACGATTCCGCGTCCCTCCCGGCGTGTTAAGTAGGCAATGCGCTCGTAATCGGGCTTATTAGAGTTGAAGGTTCGAGCCAATCGAC of the Haloprofundus salilacus genome contains:
- a CDS encoding tRNA-guanine transglycosylase — translated: MKRGFESTKRAEVGKARAGRLYVPAAPQGGFVETPSFFPVLNLIGGPTPVSGGIWSRLRNRLFADEAFQGAMFQAMSFLDFNLSANAVESWRTDANGLHDWFTDHDSPKDNPTPSPFTQPLFVDSGGFKLMNSRTFGDPPEEGGEANEWEIYTNPESILSLQYDYGSDLIATLDYPIPPDLNDAEKYERIEASIDSAVECLRLLEEEEEYADWDPTVYAAIHGHNYSEVAYYVSKLLERTDYPERIDGFAVGSLVPLRSSNIGTLVDIVQGATDSIPPHRQDDLALHVFGVGGKLGPLIAVLGVDSYDSSTYVQAAQHKKFIHYDTWETVLASEISTDTWKCQCPACEELTDVGIRDMQRVFEADRSYKPVEFERNGEVKKYMKSDFYALIAHHNFHVFQNEVTEVREKIKREELGSLVESKAKQNDDIATGLARAAARWPDLRPLVPEQMDIESNAPESNPQTFQTRFDSEGSHIVPPTDGTSLAHTPADFDLRETTYCLDTDETICLILPCSATKPYSSSRTHKVVKERLVDAGLWNNIHKVSVSGLYGPVPKDFESQDAVLTYDYVLTDADESQVELVKDRLVSYLDDYGDHFDNVIGYATSKTYRTTIDAAFEEAGIGRILPSDPPSRRLTEHFRTEHLDELVSAIERSCEPQEAQK
- a CDS encoding phospholipase D-like domain-containing protein; translated protein: MLDDELYLWLHEEIQATNEVSVDDIPDEYEDITAARNFASEYLDYLSQRGAVSPVSEQKYELQDAEVEREAYYQILDSHSTSVNRVKDEMTYQPVVSIPTRVQTDWEAFADRRNVGQGIRLKDALTEVFTTADSTLRVVAPYFEIDGLNRLEDAFEQSVRSGVELKILTRELLRPSDEYKHNRDRKAILELMDRFAAIDAPESTLSVYDYYHAIGGKNPKLDRSIHAKMAIADETLAYIGSGEIRDSSMMLNGEAGYLTRRRADIKTWTAFFDFFEDKAEKVTREILEEVVEN